One window from the genome of Micromonospora aurantiaca ATCC 27029 encodes:
- a CDS encoding UPF0182 family membrane protein, which translates to MRSSPLPRMSRRGRVTIGVLIGVFILFTLLGWGVNAWTDWLWFDEVRYTQVFTGVLATRLLLFLVVGVGMALLVGGNLWLAHRLRPKMRPHSAEQATLERYRMLLSPRLGTWIALAAAVVGLFAGLSAQSRWGQWLLFRNGGDFGVKDPEFGVDVGFYVFQLPFWRYLLGVGFTVVVLSLLGALAVHYIFGGVRLQGVGDRMTNAARAHLSTLVAVFVLLKAVAYVLDRRAMLLEYNEGAKLYGAGYADVNALLPAKEILAWISVLVALAIIVFSNAVMRNLVWPGISLALLGVSAVAIGGIYPWAVQTFEVKPSARDKEAPYIERSIKATRTAFSLDGTKTTPYAASNLVPPASLATDTSVVSNIRLLDPQLVSETYTQLQQVRGFYDFGSKLDIDRYSVKDKTSDYVVGVREINYGELTDQQSNWINRHTVYTHGYGLVAAPANQVVCGGQPYFVSGFLGDKAQEACSAPAEEIPAQQPRIYYGERMEPDDYAIVGQTGERNVEFDRPTSTGGEQYYTYTGEGGVKIGSFPRRLLYAIKEQESNFLLSEAVNENSKLLYVRNPRDRVEKVAPFLTLDGDPYPAVVDGRVLWIIDGYTTAATYPYAERVNLQAETADELTGRGTFQLARENVNYIRNSVKATVDAYDGTVKLYSYDDTDPVLKAWNKAFGGDLVLPKGDIPAELAEHFRYPADLFKVQRNLLTKFHVTDPGDFYSGQDFWQVPNVPDAPDSGQKQPPYYLFTQFPGQDGPRFQLTSAVTPNGRQNLAALVSGSYVDGQPKLEVLELPDQTRISGPTQVHQQMTNNGDIRQQLNLLSSNQAQVQYGNLLSLPFADGMLYVEPVYVKSSSQDAYPLLQKVLLSYGDGGSYVVLANNLSDGIKQLVEQGKRAPNNNPPPSTDDNPTPPPTGGDNNNTPPPMSGELAQAAARVQTAIAEVKAAQTSGDFERYGRALKALDEAMSAFQQAQAAANGSGNPAPSGSVSPPAPTSPAPTPGG; encoded by the coding sequence ATGCGTAGCAGTCCCTTACCGAGGATGAGCCGGCGCGGACGCGTCACCATCGGTGTCCTGATCGGGGTGTTCATCTTGTTCACCCTCCTCGGGTGGGGCGTCAACGCCTGGACCGACTGGCTCTGGTTCGACGAGGTCCGCTACACCCAGGTCTTCACCGGCGTGCTCGCCACCCGCCTGCTGCTGTTCCTCGTGGTCGGCGTCGGCATGGCGCTGCTCGTCGGCGGCAACCTCTGGCTGGCCCACCGGCTGCGGCCCAAGATGCGTCCGCACTCGGCCGAGCAGGCCACGCTGGAGCGCTACCGGATGCTGCTGAGCCCGCGGCTCGGCACCTGGATCGCGCTCGCCGCCGCCGTCGTCGGGCTGTTCGCCGGCCTCTCCGCGCAGAGCCGCTGGGGTCAGTGGCTGCTGTTCCGCAACGGCGGCGACTTCGGCGTGAAGGACCCGGAGTTCGGCGTCGACGTCGGCTTCTACGTCTTCCAGCTCCCGTTCTGGCGCTACCTGCTCGGCGTCGGCTTCACAGTCGTGGTGCTGTCGCTGCTCGGCGCGCTGGCGGTGCACTACATCTTCGGCGGCGTGCGCCTTCAGGGCGTCGGCGACCGGATGACGAACGCCGCCCGCGCCCACCTCAGCACGCTGGTAGCCGTGTTCGTGCTGCTCAAGGCCGTCGCCTACGTGCTCGACCGGCGGGCCATGCTGCTGGAGTACAACGAGGGCGCCAAGCTCTACGGCGCCGGCTACGCCGACGTTAACGCGCTGCTCCCGGCGAAGGAGATCCTCGCCTGGATCTCCGTCCTGGTGGCGCTGGCGATCATCGTGTTCTCCAACGCCGTCATGCGGAACCTGGTCTGGCCGGGCATCTCGCTGGCCCTGCTGGGCGTCTCCGCGGTGGCGATCGGCGGCATCTACCCGTGGGCCGTGCAGACGTTCGAGGTCAAGCCGAGCGCCCGGGACAAGGAGGCGCCGTACATCGAACGCAGCATCAAGGCCACCCGCACCGCGTTCAGCCTCGACGGCACGAAGACCACACCGTACGCGGCCAGCAACCTCGTTCCACCCGCCAGCCTGGCCACCGACACGTCAGTGGTGTCGAACATCCGGCTGCTCGACCCGCAGCTGGTCTCCGAGACGTACACGCAGCTCCAGCAGGTCCGCGGCTTCTACGACTTCGGCTCGAAGCTGGACATCGACAGGTACTCGGTCAAGGACAAGACCTCCGACTACGTGGTCGGCGTCCGTGAGATCAACTACGGCGAGCTGACCGACCAGCAGAGCAACTGGATCAACCGCCACACCGTCTACACCCACGGGTACGGCCTGGTGGCCGCCCCGGCGAACCAGGTGGTCTGCGGCGGCCAGCCGTACTTCGTCTCCGGCTTCCTCGGCGACAAGGCACAGGAGGCGTGCTCCGCGCCGGCCGAGGAGATCCCGGCCCAGCAGCCGCGGATCTACTACGGTGAGCGGATGGAGCCGGACGACTACGCGATCGTCGGGCAGACCGGCGAGCGCAACGTCGAGTTCGACCGGCCCACCTCCACCGGCGGCGAGCAGTACTACACCTACACCGGTGAGGGCGGCGTCAAGATCGGCTCGTTCCCGCGCCGGCTGCTCTACGCGATCAAGGAGCAGGAGTCGAACTTCCTGCTCTCCGAGGCGGTCAACGAGAACTCGAAGCTGCTGTACGTGCGTAACCCGCGCGACCGGGTGGAGAAGGTCGCGCCGTTCCTCACGCTCGACGGCGACCCGTACCCGGCGGTGGTCGACGGGCGCGTCCTGTGGATCATCGACGGCTACACCACGGCCGCGACCTACCCGTACGCCGAGCGGGTCAACCTCCAGGCCGAGACCGCCGACGAGCTGACCGGCCGGGGCACGTTCCAGCTCGCCCGGGAGAACGTCAACTACATCCGCAACTCGGTGAAGGCGACTGTCGACGCGTACGACGGCACGGTCAAGCTCTACTCGTACGACGACACCGACCCGGTGCTCAAGGCGTGGAACAAGGCGTTCGGCGGCGACCTGGTGCTGCCCAAGGGCGACATCCCGGCCGAGCTGGCCGAGCACTTCCGCTACCCGGCCGACCTGTTCAAGGTGCAGCGCAACCTGCTGACCAAGTTCCACGTCACCGACCCCGGCGACTTCTACTCCGGCCAGGACTTCTGGCAGGTGCCGAACGTGCCGGACGCGCCGGACAGCGGGCAGAAGCAGCCGCCGTACTACCTGTTCACCCAGTTCCCCGGGCAGGACGGTCCACGCTTCCAGCTGACCTCGGCGGTCACCCCGAACGGGCGGCAGAACCTCGCCGCGCTGGTCTCCGGGTCGTACGTCGACGGGCAGCCGAAGCTGGAGGTGCTGGAGCTGCCGGACCAGACCCGGATCTCCGGGCCGACGCAGGTGCACCAGCAGATGACCAACAACGGTGACATCCGGCAGCAGCTCAACCTGCTCTCGTCCAACCAGGCGCAGGTGCAGTACGGCAACCTGCTCTCGCTGCCGTTCGCCGACGGCATGCTCTACGTCGAGCCGGTGTACGTGAAGAGCAGCAGCCAGGACGCGTACCCGCTGTTGCAGAAGGTGCTGCTCTCCTACGGTGACGGCGGCTCGTACGTGGTGCTCGCCAACAACCTCAGCGACGGCATCAAACAGCTCGTCGAGCAGGGCAAGCGGGCGCCGAACAACAACCCGCCGCCCAGCACCGACGACAACCCCACGCCGCCGCCCACCGGGGGCGACAACAACAACACGCCGCCGCCGATGAGCGGGGAGCTGGCCCAGGCGGCCGCCCGGGTGCAGACCGCGATCGCCGAGGTCAAGGCCGCGCAGACGTCCGGCGACTTCGAGCGGTACGGGCGTGCGCTGAAGGCGCTGGACGAGGCGATGAGCGCGTTCCAGCAGGCCCAGGCCGCGGCGAACGGCTCGGGCAACCCGGCGCCGTCGGGCAGCGTCTCGCCACCGGCGCCGACGTCCCCCGCGCCGACACCGGGCGGCTGA
- a CDS encoding phosphoribosylaminoimidazolesuccinocarboxamide synthase, with translation MELLHSGKVRDVYADGEDLILVATDRVSIYDVVLPTPIPDKGRLLTALSLWWFEQLSDLVPNHVISATDVPAEFAGRAIRCRRLDMVPVECVARGYLTGGGFAEYQRTGSVSGVPLPRGLVEASILPEPIFTPSTKAPKGEHDEPITYEQVVDKVGPEVAERLRQITVDVYRRGAEIAAERGILIADTKLELGWAPDGTLVLGDEVLTSDSSRFWPAESYQPGRAQFSYDKQYVRDWATSSGWDKQPPAPEVPAEVIEATRTRYVEVYEKLTGNRWD, from the coding sequence GTGGAACTTCTGCACTCGGGCAAGGTCAGGGACGTCTACGCCGACGGCGAGGACCTGATCCTGGTCGCCACGGACCGTGTCTCCATCTACGACGTGGTGCTGCCGACCCCGATCCCGGACAAGGGCCGCCTGCTCACCGCGCTGTCGCTGTGGTGGTTCGAGCAGCTGTCCGACCTGGTGCCGAACCATGTGATCTCCGCGACGGACGTGCCGGCGGAGTTCGCCGGCCGGGCGATCCGCTGCCGGCGGCTGGACATGGTGCCGGTCGAGTGCGTGGCCCGGGGCTACCTGACCGGCGGCGGCTTCGCCGAATACCAGCGCACCGGCTCGGTCTCCGGGGTGCCGCTGCCCCGCGGCCTGGTCGAGGCGTCGATCCTGCCCGAACCGATCTTCACGCCGTCGACCAAGGCGCCGAAGGGCGAGCACGACGAGCCGATCACGTACGAGCAGGTGGTGGACAAGGTCGGGCCGGAGGTCGCGGAGCGGCTGCGGCAGATCACCGTCGACGTCTACCGGCGCGGCGCGGAGATCGCCGCCGAGCGGGGCATCCTGATCGCCGATACGAAGCTGGAGCTGGGCTGGGCGCCGGACGGCACGCTGGTCCTCGGCGACGAGGTGCTCACCTCCGACTCGTCCCGGTTCTGGCCGGCCGAGTCGTACCAGCCGGGCCGCGCCCAGTTCTCCTACGACAAGCAGTACGTGCGGGACTGGGCCACGTCGAGCGGCTGGGACAAGCAGCCGCCCGCCCCCGAGGTGCCGGCCGAGGTCATCGAGGCGACCCGGACCCGCTACGTCGAGGTGTACGAGAAGCTGACCGGCAACCGCTGGGACTGA
- a CDS encoding ABC transporter substrate-binding protein: MRAPQSVPRPGLDRRRFLGALTGLPIVGGLPLLTGCSPEEVAADDGPIELSVFWWGGARRAAATEQALRLYSQQNPRVSFRVTWQGLGGYYDRLATQATGGNAPDLFQIDDTLLAEYAGRDILLDLTRYVADDRLDLREVPEQLARYGRVDERTVGVPAAQTSAALVFNRRLLRRLGQPEPRTGMSWKEYVSWAARVTRASGNRVAGTMDASGDYRAFWLWLRGQGSELYQGRQLGFSSAELLAWFEFWEVARFDRATPSAALVEQADSGELARQLVVTGHTAASFAWSHQLPELQSLTDDELGAVAFPGTPAAQWPRASMYWAGFRGTRHPEAVVDVLDFLTTNVAAGRLLGVERGLNTSKQVRSFVGAEVTGRAEKRMAALGAELDDLAGPSPAPPPKGHAEVRELLIDAAESIRGKRAGARTATSRFMAQANAALAE; this comes from the coding sequence TTGCGCGCTCCGCAGTCCGTACCCCGTCCCGGGCTCGACCGGCGACGGTTCCTCGGCGCGCTCACCGGGCTGCCGATCGTCGGCGGGCTGCCGCTGCTCACCGGGTGCAGCCCGGAGGAGGTGGCCGCCGACGACGGCCCGATCGAGCTGTCCGTGTTCTGGTGGGGCGGCGCCCGCCGGGCCGCGGCCACGGAACAGGCGCTGCGGCTGTACTCGCAGCAGAACCCGCGGGTCAGCTTCCGGGTGACCTGGCAGGGGCTGGGCGGCTACTACGACCGGCTCGCCACCCAGGCCACCGGCGGGAACGCGCCGGACCTCTTCCAGATCGACGACACGTTGCTCGCCGAGTACGCGGGCCGGGACATCCTGCTCGACCTGACCCGGTACGTCGCCGACGATCGGCTCGACCTGCGCGAGGTGCCGGAGCAGCTGGCCCGCTACGGCCGGGTGGACGAGCGCACGGTGGGCGTACCGGCCGCGCAGACGAGCGCGGCGCTGGTGTTCAACCGCCGGCTGCTGCGCCGGCTGGGCCAGCCCGAGCCGCGTACCGGCATGTCCTGGAAGGAGTACGTGAGCTGGGCCGCGCGCGTCACGCGCGCCTCCGGCAACCGGGTGGCCGGCACCATGGACGCCTCCGGCGACTACCGGGCGTTCTGGCTCTGGCTGCGCGGCCAGGGCAGCGAGCTGTACCAGGGGCGGCAGCTCGGCTTCAGCTCCGCCGAACTGCTCGCCTGGTTCGAGTTCTGGGAGGTGGCGCGGTTCGACCGGGCCACACCGAGCGCCGCGCTGGTCGAGCAGGCCGACAGCGGCGAGCTGGCCCGCCAGCTCGTGGTCACCGGGCACACCGCAGCCTCCTTCGCCTGGTCGCACCAGCTGCCCGAGTTGCAGAGCCTGACCGACGACGAGCTGGGCGCTGTCGCCTTCCCGGGTACGCCCGCCGCCCAGTGGCCGCGCGCATCGATGTACTGGGCCGGTTTCCGGGGCACCCGCCACCCGGAGGCGGTGGTCGACGTGCTCGACTTCCTGACCACGAACGTGGCCGCCGGCCGGCTCCTCGGCGTCGAGCGCGGCCTGAACACCAGCAAGCAGGTGCGCTCGTTCGTCGGCGCGGAGGTGACCGGCCGGGCCGAGAAGCGCATGGCCGCGCTCGGCGCCGAGCTGGACGACCTGGCCGGCCCGTCACCCGCGCCGCCGCCGAAGGGGCACGCCGAGGTGCGCGAGCTGCTGATCGACGCGGCCGAGAGCATCCGCGGCAAGCGGGCCGGTGCCCGTACCGCCACCTCCCGCTTCATGGCGCAGGCGAACGCCGCCCTCGCCGAGTGA
- the glpK gene encoding glycerol kinase GlpK, with translation MTAEFVAAIDQGTTSSRCIVFDRAGEIVAVAQREHRQIFPRPGWVEHDAEEIWTNVEHVVREALASADIGTESLAAVGITNQRETTVMWDRETGRPVANAIVWQDTRTGPLLRELTEAYDEERLRTRTGLTPATYFAGPKLRWLLDNVDGLRERAERGEVLFGTMDSWLIWKLTGRHVTDVTNASRTMLMDLETLDWAPELLDALRVPAAVLPEIRSSAEVYGTAQGVLAGVPVASALGDQQAALFGQTCFQPGEAKCTYGTGSFLLLNTGASPVPSRHGLLTTVAYRIEGQPAVYALEGAIAVTGSLVQWLRDNLGLISSAPQVEELARTVDDNGGCYVVPAFSGLFAPHWRSDARGVIAGLTGYITKGHLARAVLEASAFQTREVVDAMNADSDVALRRLRVDGGMTGNELLMQFLADVLDVPVVRSRITETTCLGAAYAAGLAVGFWPDLATLREKWRSDAQWESTMDPAHREQEMRQWRKAVRRTLDWVD, from the coding sequence GTGACCGCAGAGTTCGTCGCCGCCATCGACCAGGGCACCACGTCCTCGCGCTGCATCGTCTTCGACCGGGCCGGTGAGATCGTCGCCGTGGCCCAGCGCGAGCACCGGCAGATCTTCCCCCGGCCCGGCTGGGTGGAGCACGACGCCGAGGAGATCTGGACGAACGTCGAGCACGTGGTGCGCGAGGCGCTGGCCAGCGCCGACATCGGCACCGAGTCGCTGGCCGCGGTGGGCATCACCAACCAGCGCGAGACCACTGTGATGTGGGACCGGGAGACCGGCCGTCCGGTGGCGAACGCCATCGTCTGGCAGGACACCCGCACCGGTCCGCTGCTGCGGGAGCTGACCGAGGCGTACGACGAGGAGCGGCTGCGGACCCGCACCGGCCTGACCCCGGCCACCTACTTCGCCGGCCCGAAGCTGCGCTGGCTGCTCGACAACGTCGACGGGCTGCGCGAGCGGGCCGAGCGCGGCGAGGTGCTGTTCGGCACCATGGACAGCTGGCTGATCTGGAAGCTGACCGGCCGGCACGTCACCGACGTGACGAACGCCAGCCGCACCATGCTGATGGACCTGGAGACGCTCGACTGGGCCCCGGAGCTGCTCGACGCGCTGCGCGTCCCGGCCGCCGTGCTGCCGGAGATCCGCAGCTCGGCCGAGGTGTACGGCACCGCCCAGGGGGTGCTGGCCGGGGTGCCGGTGGCGAGCGCGCTCGGCGACCAGCAGGCGGCCCTGTTCGGGCAGACCTGTTTCCAGCCCGGCGAGGCCAAGTGCACCTACGGCACCGGCAGCTTCCTGCTGCTCAACACCGGCGCCAGCCCGGTGCCGTCGCGGCACGGCCTGCTCACCACCGTGGCGTACCGGATCGAGGGCCAGCCCGCCGTGTACGCGCTGGAGGGTGCCATCGCGGTCACCGGCTCGCTCGTGCAGTGGCTGCGGGACAACCTCGGCCTGATCTCCTCCGCACCGCAGGTCGAGGAGCTGGCCCGCACCGTCGACGACAACGGCGGCTGCTACGTGGTGCCGGCCTTCTCCGGCCTGTTCGCCCCGCACTGGCGCAGCGACGCCCGGGGCGTGATCGCCGGGCTGACCGGCTACATCACCAAGGGACACCTGGCCCGCGCGGTGCTGGAGGCGTCGGCCTTCCAGACCCGGGAGGTGGTGGACGCGATGAACGCCGACTCCGACGTGGCGCTGCGCCGGCTGCGGGTCGACGGCGGGATGACCGGCAACGAGCTGCTGATGCAGTTCCTCGCCGATGTGCTCGACGTGCCGGTCGTGCGGTCCCGGATCACCGAGACGACCTGCCTCGGCGCCGCGTACGCCGCCGGCCTGGCCGTCGGGTTCTGGCCGGACCTGGCCACGCTGCGCGAGAAGTGGCGATCGGACGCGCAGTGGGAGTCGACCATGGACCCGGCGCACCGGGAGCAGGAGATGCGCCAGTGGCGCAAGGCGGTGCGGCGCACGCTCGACTGGGTCGACTGA
- a CDS encoding RNA polymerase sigma factor, giving the protein MRDADSFDDFYRSTSGRAVRYGYAVAGDPAEAQDLVQEAYARAWRQWAKLAGHPAPEAWLRLVISRLATDRFRRLRGWRLAASRTGPPPDVGPPGEDTVLLVAALRQLPPRHRQALALHYLFDLPVEEIAREAGVPTGTVKSWLSRGRARLAELLPGVAAEELEVNDVA; this is encoded by the coding sequence ATGCGGGACGCGGACAGCTTCGACGACTTCTACCGCAGCACGTCCGGGCGGGCCGTCCGGTACGGCTACGCGGTGGCCGGCGACCCGGCCGAGGCCCAGGATCTCGTGCAGGAGGCGTACGCCCGGGCCTGGCGGCAGTGGGCGAAGCTCGCCGGCCATCCCGCGCCGGAGGCGTGGCTGCGGCTGGTGATCAGCCGGCTGGCGACCGACCGGTTCCGGCGGCTGCGCGGGTGGCGCCTCGCGGCCAGCCGCACCGGCCCGCCACCCGACGTCGGACCGCCCGGCGAGGACACCGTGCTGCTGGTCGCGGCGCTGCGGCAGCTCCCGCCCCGGCACCGGCAGGCGCTCGCCCTGCACTACCTGTTCGACCTGCCGGTGGAGGAGATCGCCCGGGAGGCCGGCGTGCCCACCGGCACGGTGAAGTCCTGGCTGTCCCGGGGACGGGCCCGGCTGGCCGAGCTGTTGCCCGGCGTCGCCGCCGAGGAGCTGGAGGTCAACGATGTCGCGTGA
- a CDS encoding MFS transporter has protein sequence MTSSPPSVPAPALAGKREWAALVVLVLVVLLLAVDGTVLYLAVPSLTEDIGPTATQILWIGDIYAFVLAGLLITMGNLADRIGRKRLLMIGTVGFGSASVLAAFASTPEVLIAARALLGLAGATLMPSTLSIVRSIFADRAQRARAIALWSAGATAGAALGPLVGGALLERFWWGSVFLINVPVMVLALVAGRLLLPESKGEAPARIDVGSSALSIVTIVPLVFALKRLFSDGVDALTVAATAVGLLAGWWFVRRQNRLAVPLLDVSLFKVPAFSGALAANVLAIFGFLGLLFFFSQYLQLVRGFGPLKAGAAELPGTLAAVLVVALIGVLLSRLGAGRAIGLGLLVAAVGLAVMGTSVDLRSYWGLGIGLAVIGLGIGVAMTLSTDAVVGAVPERRAGAASAVAETAYELGGALGIAVLGSLHGLLYRSSLTLPAGTTAADRALAEDSLAAAVYGSSAPGVVAAAQDAFAQAMQSATFVAAVILVGASVVARKVIPSEPVAAGGARAGH, from the coding sequence GTGACCTCCTCCCCGCCCTCGGTCCCCGCACCGGCCCTCGCCGGGAAGCGGGAATGGGCTGCCCTCGTGGTACTCGTCCTCGTGGTCCTTCTCCTGGCCGTCGACGGGACGGTCCTCTACCTCGCGGTCCCGTCGCTGACCGAGGACATCGGGCCCACCGCCACGCAGATCCTGTGGATCGGGGACATCTACGCCTTCGTGCTCGCCGGGCTCCTGATCACGATGGGCAACCTGGCCGACCGGATCGGCCGCAAGCGCCTGCTGATGATCGGCACTGTGGGGTTCGGCTCGGCGTCCGTGCTGGCGGCCTTCGCCTCCACCCCGGAGGTGCTGATCGCGGCCCGTGCGCTTCTCGGCCTGGCCGGCGCCACATTGATGCCGTCGACGCTCTCCATCGTCCGGTCGATCTTCGCCGATCGCGCTCAGCGGGCCCGGGCCATCGCGCTCTGGTCGGCCGGGGCGACCGCCGGGGCCGCGCTCGGCCCGCTGGTGGGCGGCGCGCTGCTGGAGCGCTTCTGGTGGGGATCGGTCTTCCTGATCAACGTGCCGGTCATGGTGCTGGCGCTGGTGGCGGGACGGCTGCTCCTGCCGGAGTCGAAGGGCGAGGCGCCGGCGCGGATCGACGTGGGTTCCTCGGCGCTGTCCATCGTCACGATCGTCCCGCTGGTCTTCGCCCTCAAGCGTCTGTTCAGTGACGGCGTCGACGCCCTCACCGTGGCGGCCACCGCTGTCGGGCTGCTGGCCGGATGGTGGTTCGTGCGGCGGCAGAACCGGCTGGCGGTGCCGCTGCTCGACGTCTCGCTGTTCAAGGTGCCGGCGTTCTCGGGCGCGCTTGCAGCCAACGTGCTGGCCATCTTCGGGTTCCTGGGGCTGCTGTTCTTCTTCTCCCAGTACCTCCAGCTGGTTCGCGGCTTCGGCCCCCTGAAGGCCGGCGCCGCCGAGCTGCCCGGGACACTCGCCGCGGTGCTCGTCGTGGCACTGATCGGCGTCCTGCTGTCGCGGCTGGGGGCGGGCCGCGCGATCGGGCTGGGACTGCTGGTCGCCGCCGTCGGGCTCGCCGTCATGGGGACGAGCGTCGACCTCCGGAGCTACTGGGGCCTGGGCATCGGCCTCGCCGTCATCGGGCTCGGCATCGGTGTCGCCATGACGCTCTCGACGGACGCCGTCGTCGGCGCCGTCCCGGAGCGGCGCGCGGGCGCCGCGTCGGCGGTGGCCGAGACGGCGTACGAGCTGGGCGGCGCGCTCGGCATCGCCGTCCTCGGCTCGTTGCACGGGCTGCTCTACCGTTCGTCGCTGACGCTCCCCGCCGGGACCACCGCCGCCGACCGGGCGCTGGCGGAGGACTCCCTGGCCGCGGCCGTGTACGGGTCATCGGCGCCCGGCGTCGTGGCCGCTGCGCAGGACGCCTTCGCCCAGGCGATGCAGTCCGCCACCTTCGTCGCCGCCGTCATCCTGGTCGGCGCCTCGGTGGTGGCCCGGAAGGTCATCCCCTCCGAGCCCGTGGCTGCTGGAGGTGCTCGTGCCGGCCACTGA
- a CDS encoding TetR/AcrR family transcriptional regulator: MPATDRRPIRDRARTRRAVLDAAERVVTRHGANVSLAAIAREAGVTKSGLMHHFPSREDLFAALVEQVITRFWEEVNAHVDPGDDRPGAFTRGYVRALTGDSAYLAELNSATGLLAQLGIDSMEHVLAVDPEDPARWNRAFEADGLPPGRVWAVRYAAEGLAIGIGTAYVTDEQLRLARAELLALTETAPE; this comes from the coding sequence GTGCCGGCCACTGACCGTCGTCCGATCCGCGATCGCGCACGCACCCGGCGGGCCGTGCTGGACGCCGCCGAACGGGTGGTCACCCGGCACGGCGCCAACGTCAGCCTGGCCGCCATCGCCCGGGAGGCGGGTGTCACCAAGAGCGGCCTGATGCACCACTTCCCGTCCCGTGAGGATCTGTTCGCCGCACTGGTCGAGCAGGTGATCACCCGATTCTGGGAGGAGGTGAACGCCCACGTCGACCCCGGCGACGACCGGCCCGGCGCCTTCACCCGTGGTTACGTGCGCGCCCTCACCGGGGACAGCGCGTACCTGGCGGAACTGAACAGCGCCACCGGCCTGCTCGCGCAACTCGGGATCGACAGCATGGAGCACGTGCTCGCGGTGGATCCCGAGGACCCGGCGCGCTGGAACCGCGCCTTCGAGGCCGACGGCCTGCCGCCGGGCCGCGTCTGGGCCGTCCGGTACGCCGCGGAGGGACTCGCCATCGGCATCGGCACCGCCTATGTCACTGACGAGCAGCTCCGGCTGGCCCGCGCGGAACTGCTCGCCCTCACCGAGACGGCCCCGGAATGA
- a CDS encoding ribose-phosphate diphosphokinase produces the protein MRDIAVFSGSAHPDLAAEICAHLHVPLHPVRVSRFANDCLEVQLQANCRERDVFLIQPLVPPVQEHLVELLLMIDAARGASAARITVVLPHYAYARSDKKDAPRISIGGRLVADLLTSAGADRVLAMTLHSPQVHGFFSVPVDHLHALRELAAHFKGYDLSNAVVVSPDLGNAKEAAAFARMLGTPVAAGAKQRYSDDRVQISTIIGDVADRDVIVLDDEIAKGSTVIELISHLRERRVRSIRLACTHGLFSSGALERLGGQEGVLEIVCTNTVPIPAEKRVPKLEVLSVAPALAEAMRRIHNGESVSALFA, from the coding sequence GTGCGTGACATTGCCGTGTTCAGCGGATCAGCCCATCCCGACCTCGCCGCCGAGATCTGCGCCCACCTCCACGTCCCGCTGCACCCGGTACGGGTGTCCCGGTTCGCCAACGACTGCCTGGAGGTGCAGTTGCAGGCGAACTGCCGGGAGCGCGACGTCTTCCTCATCCAGCCGCTGGTGCCGCCGGTGCAGGAGCACCTGGTCGAGCTGCTGCTCATGATCGACGCGGCCCGCGGCGCGTCGGCCGCGCGGATCACAGTGGTGCTGCCGCACTACGCGTACGCGCGTTCGGACAAGAAGGACGCGCCGCGCATCTCCATCGGCGGCCGGCTCGTCGCCGACCTGCTCACCTCCGCGGGCGCGGACCGGGTGCTGGCCATGACGCTGCACTCGCCGCAGGTGCACGGCTTCTTCAGCGTCCCGGTGGACCACCTGCACGCGCTGCGCGAACTGGCCGCCCATTTCAAGGGGTACGACCTGAGCAACGCGGTGGTGGTCTCGCCGGACCTGGGCAACGCCAAGGAGGCCGCGGCGTTCGCCCGGATGCTGGGTACGCCCGTGGCGGCCGGCGCGAAGCAGCGCTACAGCGACGACCGGGTGCAGATCAGCACGATCATCGGTGACGTGGCGGACCGGGACGTGATCGTGCTGGACGACGAGATCGCCAAGGGCAGCACGGTGATCGAGCTGATCTCGCATCTGCGGGAGCGGCGGGTCCGCTCGATCCGGCTGGCCTGTACGCACGGCCTGTTCTCCAGCGGGGCGCTGGAGCGGCTGGGCGGGCAGGAGGGTGTCCTGGAGATCGTCTGCACCAACACGGTGCCGATCCCGGCCGAGAAGCGGGTGCCGAAGCTGGAGGTGCTGTCGGTGGCGCCGGCGCTGGCCGAGGCGATGCGGCGGATCCACAACGGGGAGTCGGTGAGCGCCCTGTTCGCCTGA